GATGGTGTCCACTGCTGTCCTTATGGTTATAAGGGTGACCGCATACACACTAAGTGTCTGAAGACCGACGGCCTGAGGTACCCCTTTATTCCGAGGCAGGCCCACTTCCTTCCTATGATCAAAGTCACCAAGATATCCAAGCCGGATAACAAGGTCAACGACCAGGTGCCACAATATGTGCCAGACGTAACCAATATAGTGTGTGAGCAGCTAGCACTGTTCACTTTCTATCAATACATTACATTTTGTCCACTGTTTATCATCAGTCATGACATTACATTCTGAGACAAAGGCACGCTGGATGTCAGCTTTCTACCATTAATTGAATTGAGACATTGTTCTGCTCACTGGTATTGTGTTGCTTTGGTGTGACTACCCTGAGAGTAAGATATTGAAGTTTGGGTTTTCTCTTCTTTTAGCAGGTCCCATGGACACCACCTGCCGTTGACAGCACCCAACATGGCTGGGTCATTCACCGCCACAGGAAATCAACTGACCTCTGGCTACAATAACATGTTGTGGCAAGGGAAACACTGGCAAATACTGTTGTCTACAGCCACCTAAGCCAAACTAACAAGATTTTCTTTTGAATTCCATTTTGCCTAACTCCTGAGATTGGGATTGTACACTTTTTGTGAATGCATTATATGTACACGAATGGGGAATCATGACACCCACTCATTGTTGATTTCATAAAACAGACAGGTCAATAAAATAAATGATAATTATTGTATCTATCTACTGGCTACCTTCATTAAGGATGTCGGTTGGGGTAGTAGGGTGTTATCAACATCTTGTACTGGTTTTTCTAACCCTGCTAACTAGCCAGTACTTCTACCGctaatttaaaatgttttatgcaAATATAAATGATGCACATGGAAGCAAACTCTTTTTGGCTGCTGACATCAAAACTGAAGCAGACTCCTGGGGGACcatagagacaggagggagggaatggCCTGGACATCTGCTGTTGGCTACTGCATACATGTTGGTCACCCCTAAGAATTGTGATTTGTTTGACTTTATGTTGAAGTAAAACAATTATGCATAATTCTGGTTTtggaaataataaaataatagttAAACATTCATGCACTCAGTATATGGATGTATTACGCGCATTGCAACCAAATGCCCAGATTGTGCCTGCTTGACTGTCCTGATGCAACAAAGTAATAATTATGGCTAAACTCTGCCTACTTCTACAATTTATATTCTTAAAATTCAATGTGAAACCTAACCCTAACGACACTGCTAAACGTATGACTACCACTAGACATAAATGTTTTTTCATACAgttttacgatatagccaattttgccTTTGTGGCTGTGGATTCTAGTGGAAACCGCTTCCCACCGTGGGCGTTTCCCCCGCGAGCAAATGTGCTTGTTTGTAACCACGGCAACGTCGGTCGACCCAAGGCAAAACAAGGtaagctagcaagctaacatgTGCACTCGTTATCAGATAAATCGAGAATTTGCAGCATTTAGGTAGCTATGCATTGCTGTGGTTAGCTAAAGTTAGATATCCTGCTATGTCaagtaacttagctagctaaagttagctagctgatAAATTACTAATTTAGTTAGGCTAACGTTAGCTCTCATGTTTGGAAGGGCTGATAATGCCAGCATTAGTTCAAGgtaactacatttacatttcagtcatttcgcagacgctcttatccagagcgacttacagtagtgaatacagttcatacatttttttgttgttgttttgttctggccccccgtgggaatcgaacccacaaccttggcgttgcacacaccatgctctaccaactgagccacagggaaggctagatAGATAGGGCCTAACAAGTTACAGAATCCCTGCTCAAAAGTGTTTGTGATATATTTAAATTAATGTGGCAGTAATACTATATTTGACTATGGTTTATTTGCAAACTCTAACATTGCATTTTGAGAATTCTCTCTGGTTAAACTCTGTTCTTATATTGAACAGGTAATTCCCCCCAAAATTCCCAAGCATGACTGCAACAATGTCCAAGTCTCCTGGGGCTCGCATGTATCCCCCAGTAGCAAAACTCAACTTGGCTGCAGACCCCAGGAAGATGCGCAGGATCATTGCAGAAGATCCAGAGTGGTCCCTCACTGTAGTGCCCCTTTTATCCAACCTCTGCCTGCAACACATAGTGAGAAACTTTGAGGGTATGTTTTATTATATATGTTCTACGTTATTTATTCAGTCAATTAATCAAGTCAGTTGTTTATTTGATCACATAATTCAACCTCTATTTCTTGGTCACAGAAAAGCCCATCCTCGAAGAACTTCTTCCCAGGCACAAAGACTTTGTCCTGGAGAGGCTCTCTCCGTCCCTGCCCCTGCAGGTGACTGCCAACCTGATCAGCGACGACGGCTACTGGAAGCGCTGCTGCAAACAGCGCTGGAGCCTGTGTGACGTCTCCTCATACGGCCACAGCTGGAAGCGCATGTTCTTTGAGAGGCACCTGGAGAACATCATCGAACTCTACATTCCTAATGTCACTGACCCCAAGACGGTGCTGGGCATGGTGCCTCTGTGCCGGAACTACGTGAAGAGGCTGGACATCTCACAGCTGATGCCGCCAATCAAGGAGCCCCAGAAGTCGGAGGACGACGACAACTCGGACTCGGCCAGCGACATGGGCATGGATGGGCCATCCATGGACCACTTTGACTTTGGCATCCTGCTGGACAAGCTGAGCCATCTGGAGGAGTTTCACGTGGTCTACCGGGTCAAGGGATGCGGCATGAACTTTGAGTGGAACCTCTTTGAGTTCACTTTCCGCGACTGCGAGTCGCTGGCCAAGGCCTTGAAGTCCTGTAAGACCTTGAGGGTGAGTATCGATCGACTCCCTCTCAGTGTTCACTGGCATGGTGCCCTTTGGCTTCGTTGCTCTGCTTTCCTATACAGGATGGAGTCAGGTTGTCTGGGGcatttctgttctgctctgtgtcATACACTTCCTCAGTAAGCATCAGTAACAAAGATTCTGTTTCAAATGAGGTGAAACAAACTGCAGTATCACAGATGTATTATAATTCTCTACTTACATCAAAGGAAGTACAATGCCTGAGGCTGAAACCCTAAACACCTGTCCTTGTATGGCACAACTGTTATT
The window above is part of the Salmo salar chromosome ssa15, Ssal_v3.1, whole genome shotgun sequence genome. Proteins encoded here:
- the drc5 gene encoding dynein regulatory complex subunit 5 encodes the protein MTATMSKSPGARMYPPVAKLNLAADPRKMRRIIAEDPEWSLTVVPLLSNLCLQHIVRNFEEKPILEELLPRHKDFVLERLSPSLPLQVTANLISDDGYWKRCCKQRWSLCDVSSYGHSWKRMFFERHLENIIELYIPNVTDPKTVLGMVPLCRNYVKRLDISQLMPPIKEPQKSEDDDNSDSASDMGMDGPSMDHFDFGILLDKLSHLEEFHVVYRVKGCGMNFEWNLFEFTFRDCESLAKALKSCKTLRVLRIHQSKVDDEKCRQLVNNLLDHPSLRELNLSHNLIGDRGARAIGKLLNRSKLESLTVYDNNIRGPGAQAIAYALTKNSSLLSLNLRLNRLGDEGGQAIAQALLKNRTLKWLHLGGNEMTEPTATVLSQVLVQNNTLRSINLSCNRLGMDGGKVLEEGMCHNSSMVECDIRLTEVGQESDYCISQVVRNNQNQAHRKHNTEENLA